A single region of the Acidobacteriota bacterium genome encodes:
- a CDS encoding DUF979 family protein: MLRKIITPVLTLHSIYLIIAITLIAISVIIITTPGRRHRLANAGYWALLGGIFFLPEKIPYGGYAIIGIGVAILVMLDACGIIRPASIRVELPPDPSQSRQTEAHPAQASLPGLSSKIPTAILWPVLAIPVITFAVAFIYRWIGRDSSTGALIGLGVSGLVAMGIAYWVTSQRLVELAEAGAKLTEEIGPLNILPQLLAALGTLFTSAGVGTLLAGYFSSCIPANHPFLAGIVYFAAMTFFTAIMGNSFAAFAVITVGIGIPLVILPFSLDPAFVAILGLTAGSCGTLLSPMAANFNLLPAYLYEMKNPYGIIQAQWKFALGLWGCHALIFAVWLFFR, encoded by the coding sequence ATGCTCCGGAAAATAATTACACCAGTCCTTACACTTCACTCTATCTACCTAATTATCGCAATTACCCTCATCGCAATCTCGGTAATTATCATTACCACACCAGGACGCCGACATCGGCTTGCCAATGCAGGATACTGGGCATTGCTTGGGGGTATTTTTTTCCTCCCCGAAAAAATTCCATATGGTGGATATGCCATCATTGGTATCGGAGTGGCAATTTTAGTCATGCTTGATGCTTGCGGGATTATCCGCCCAGCCTCCATCCGAGTGGAACTGCCCCCAGATCCATCTCAATCTCGTCAAACCGAGGCGCATCCAGCTCAAGCTTCCCTGCCCGGCCTGAGTTCCAAAATCCCAACCGCGATCCTCTGGCCGGTTTTGGCAATTCCGGTTATCACCTTTGCCGTTGCTTTTATTTACCGATGGATAGGACGCGACAGCTCAACCGGAGCGTTAATCGGACTGGGTGTGAGCGGTCTCGTCGCAATGGGTATTGCCTACTGGGTAACATCCCAACGGTTGGTGGAACTGGCTGAAGCGGGTGCCAAACTCACTGAAGAAATCGGGCCACTCAATATCCTGCCTCAACTTCTGGCAGCGCTCGGCACTCTGTTTACCAGTGCCGGAGTCGGTACCTTGCTCGCCGGATATTTCTCTTCTTGCATTCCAGCCAATCACCCGTTTCTCGCGGGTATCGTATATTTTGCGGCCATGACTTTTTTTACAGCGATTATGGGAAATTCCTTTGCTGCCTTCGCAGTGATTACCGTGGGAATTGGAATCCCACTGGTTATTCTTCCATTTTCGCTTGACCCCGCGTTTGTCGCTATTTTGGGTCTGACGGCTGGAAGTTGCGGTACCTTGCTTTCCCCGATGGCCGCAAACTTTAACCTCCTCCCTGCCTATCTTTATGAAATGAAAAACCCCTATGGAATCATCCAGGCCCAATGGAAATTTGCCCTGGGACTTTGGGGATGCCACGCTTTGATTTTTGCAGTCTGGTTGTTTTTTCGGTGA
- a CDS encoding DUF969 family protein: MIPELKLLGILIIIIGLIFKLKTGPVVLIAGIATGLLAGMPLIGTEAVPGIFDTLGKAFLDGRLISLYLITLPAIGLAERYGLHQVASNLIKKLRLTAIGSLFWVYQFIRVLIGASGLRVSGHAVFGRPLILPMAFGMTSSDVASQQSEQIKGNLGASENYGNFFGQNLFPASAGCLLVYKVLKDAGLDTTPVAIAIDAIPIVICSLLLSVIQFLHLNRNKR, encoded by the coding sequence GTGATACCAGAACTTAAGCTACTTGGGATTTTAATTATTATTATCGGACTCATTTTCAAATTAAAAACTGGCCCAGTTGTTCTGATTGCTGGGATTGCCACTGGACTCCTCGCCGGTATGCCTTTGATCGGGACTGAAGCAGTCCCAGGCATCTTCGATACCCTTGGCAAAGCGTTTCTGGATGGCAGGCTCATTTCACTTTACCTGATCACGTTACCTGCAATCGGGCTTGCCGAACGGTATGGATTGCATCAGGTAGCCTCAAATCTGATCAAGAAACTGCGTCTGACAGCTATCGGATCACTCTTCTGGGTGTACCAGTTTATTCGAGTTCTCATTGGCGCTTCAGGCTTGCGGGTCAGCGGCCATGCCGTGTTTGGGCGACCTCTGATTCTTCCGATGGCATTTGGTATGACCTCATCAGACGTCGCTTCACAGCAATCAGAGCAGATCAAAGGAAACCTTGGGGCAAGCGAAAACTATGGCAATTTTTTTGGCCAAAATCTGTTCCCGGCTTCGGCTGGATGCCTGCTCGTTTACAAGGTTTTAAAAGACGCTGGTCTCGACACCACACCTGTTGCCATTGCAATTGATGCGATTCCTATCGTGATATGCTCTCTCCTTTTATCTGTAATCCAATTTTTACACCTCAATCGCAATAAAAGATAA
- a CDS encoding HEAT repeat domain-containing protein, protein MNRLIEVYFESTNWQLDKKVEQTLERLKGSDLEADVVGLALSHLEDEDDQKRAKAIAILGKLAFSTPQIVNRIFDKLADESKRVRFRVIEYLGELGTPTPEILRGVFSKINDTDEAEMTLSLILKLKEITPEIESVLEEYLENGEFILQLFIAIRARSFRNAAVKFSRGLIERMKGLSGTEKSQVILLIGLVNPDSDEVVKVLIEQLDDQSEAVRQKAVGALGSKNTNTKTIKSLLKCLEDNDDGVRGQAVEALGETRVLTQEIGLKLIEMLTDKKRQVQYSAAKSLKQLNIVSSQVAESLLVRFTVGTQEDVICTLELLGVLGVLTPRIEENLLGYLKDERGEVRKEALKTLCKLNSKSKIVLEMVTTALEDQSEIVYQEAIQLVGKYQFMTPGILCRLENLLENETEKIRAEVLYTIQKLKVINEGLLKKLTEKIIDESELVGALAAFTLAQCIKSQPIQSDEMKSRILKHTFSAFQRCSRESRIRMESGLFQTGYEVLWESLWQICEVFEV, encoded by the coding sequence GTGAATAGGTTGATTGAAGTTTACTTTGAAAGCACAAACTGGCAACTTGATAAAAAAGTCGAGCAAACCTTGGAAAGGCTCAAAGGAAGTGACCTCGAAGCAGATGTTGTTGGTCTGGCGTTGAGTCACCTTGAAGATGAGGATGATCAGAAAAGAGCAAAAGCAATTGCCATCTTGGGGAAATTAGCTTTTTCAACTCCGCAGATTGTAAATCGAATCTTTGACAAGCTGGCGGATGAAAGTAAAAGAGTTCGATTTCGGGTTATTGAGTATCTTGGCGAGTTAGGAACTCCCACCCCAGAAATACTCAGGGGGGTGTTTTCTAAAATCAATGATACTGACGAAGCTGAAATGACGCTTTCCCTTATTTTGAAATTAAAGGAAATAACCCCTGAAATTGAGTCTGTACTCGAAGAATATCTGGAAAACGGGGAATTTATCCTTCAGCTTTTCATAGCTATACGGGCACGCAGTTTTCGAAATGCTGCAGTGAAATTTTCGCGAGGGTTAATTGAGAGAATGAAAGGATTAAGTGGAACTGAAAAAAGTCAAGTTATTTTATTGATTGGGTTAGTCAACCCAGATAGTGATGAGGTTGTAAAAGTACTTATCGAACAATTGGATGATCAAAGTGAGGCGGTTCGCCAGAAAGCCGTTGGGGCTTTGGGTAGTAAAAACACAAACACAAAAACTATAAAGAGCTTATTGAAATGCCTGGAGGATAATGATGATGGGGTGAGGGGGCAGGCAGTGGAGGCTCTTGGGGAAACAAGAGTCCTTACTCAAGAGATTGGCCTCAAGTTGATTGAAATGCTAACTGACAAAAAACGACAGGTTCAGTATTCGGCTGCAAAAAGCCTGAAACAATTGAATATTGTCTCTTCCCAGGTTGCGGAATCCCTGTTGGTACGTTTTACAGTCGGTACTCAAGAAGATGTGATTTGTACCCTTGAGTTGCTTGGGGTCCTCGGGGTTTTGACTCCGCGAATTGAAGAAAATCTCTTGGGGTACCTGAAAGATGAGCGCGGTGAAGTTCGGAAAGAGGCGCTCAAAACACTGTGTAAATTGAATTCCAAATCAAAGATTGTGCTTGAAATGGTGACAACTGCATTGGAAGATCAAAGTGAAATAGTTTACCAGGAGGCGATTCAGTTGGTTGGGAAATATCAGTTCATGACCCCTGGAATCCTATGCCGGCTAGAGAATCTCCTGGAGAATGAAACTGAAAAGATTCGGGCTGAAGTTCTCTATACCATTCAGAAACTCAAGGTCATCAATGAAGGATTATTGAAAAAACTTACCGAAAAGATCATAGATGAGAGTGAACTGGTTGGTGCCTTGGCCGCTTTCACCCTGGCACAATGTATAAAGTCACAGCCGATTCAATCTGATGAAATGAAATCTCGGATCTTGAAGCACACGTTCTCGGCATTTCAGAGATGTAGCCGAGAATCCCGAATTAGAATGGAATCGGGGCTATTTCAAACTGGTTACGAGGTGCTGTGGGAATCGCTATGGCAGATATGCGAGGTTTTTGAGGTTTAG
- the ruvA gene encoding Holliday junction branch migration protein RuvA, whose protein sequence is MIAFLTGKLLEKNPSNFIVDVAGIGYEVFIPLSTFYQAGESGSALSLYIQMIVREDALILYGFSTKLEKEVFIRLISVSGVGPKLALTILSGLTIDELISALKNGDIRRLSGIPGIGKKTAERLVVELRDKLTALSVLETGGTTTTTSTPEPGQDQHQETLLKSDLVSALVNLGWQTAAAEKAVTQCLKEESRREFSFLLKESMKRLYR, encoded by the coding sequence ATGATTGCGTTTCTGACTGGCAAATTACTTGAAAAAAATCCATCGAATTTTATCGTTGATGTTGCAGGCATTGGGTATGAGGTATTCATCCCGCTTTCTACCTTCTATCAAGCTGGCGAAAGCGGATCCGCACTCTCCCTCTACATCCAAATGATCGTTCGTGAAGATGCCCTGATTCTCTACGGTTTTAGCACAAAACTCGAAAAAGAGGTCTTTATCAGACTCATATCGGTTTCTGGTGTTGGCCCGAAATTAGCGCTCACTATCCTCTCAGGACTCACCATTGATGAGCTTATTTCAGCTTTGAAAAATGGAGATATCCGACGGCTTTCTGGCATTCCAGGGATTGGCAAAAAAACAGCCGAGCGACTTGTCGTTGAACTTCGTGATAAGCTCACCGCACTTTCCGTACTAGAGACAGGTGGAACCACAACCACAACTTCAACGCCAGAACCAGGCCAGGATCAACACCAGGAAACGCTTCTTAAATCGGATCTGGTTTCAGCCCTGGTCAATCTGGGATGGCAAACCGCCGCGGCTGAAAAAGCGGTCACCCAATGCCTCAAAGAAGAATCACGACGTGAGTTCTCTTTCCTCTTAAAAGAGTCAATGAAACGCCTCTACCGGTGA
- a CDS encoding sigma-54-dependent Fis family transcriptional regulator: MKRILIVDDDIEFRQVLEQLMLHEGHWVRVAESSATAIQLFRDMAATPQPFDLVISDMMLGDGSGLDVLSVVREVTTDTPFIFVTAFGSMESVAEAIRKDVFDYVAKPFDAGELLRVVRRALSKLSTEIEPTLEVPDSVAGSLKIIGSSPPMIELYKAVARVSATDSTVLMSGESGTGKELVARAIHNNSLRAHRPFIGVNCGAFPETLLESELFGHVKGSFTGANTERIGIFEAAAGGTVFLDEISETSPNFQVKLLRVLQEHRIRPVGSNQERTVNVRWLAATNQPLTTLAQSATFRRDLFYRLSVINLRLPPLRERREDIPLLVEYFVQRFNSRQRKAVRLAEVTMDWLVRQDWLGNVRELEHAVERAVTMNITGELIPQDFLQFGLFDMSPPATNQPPVSQATGITSWVCLLPKTLDEVEREHLLVTLSYTQGNKVRAAELLGIGRWSLYRKARRLGINLGADNDFSKE, encoded by the coding sequence ATGAAACGCATTTTAATCGTCGATGACGATATCGAATTTCGACAAGTTTTAGAGCAGTTAATGCTCCACGAAGGCCACTGGGTAAGGGTGGCTGAATCCTCAGCCACAGCCATCCAGTTGTTCCGCGATATGGCGGCTACCCCTCAGCCGTTTGACCTGGTGATATCGGATATGATGCTGGGTGATGGGTCGGGCCTGGATGTGCTTAGTGTGGTGCGAGAGGTAACCACGGACACCCCCTTTATCTTCGTGACCGCCTTTGGTTCGATGGAATCCGTGGCTGAAGCGATCCGCAAAGATGTGTTTGACTATGTTGCCAAGCCATTTGATGCTGGTGAATTATTGCGGGTCGTGAGACGAGCTTTATCAAAGCTTTCAACTGAGATTGAACCAACCCTTGAAGTCCCCGATTCAGTGGCGGGAAGCCTGAAAATCATCGGGAGCAGCCCACCCATGATTGAGCTTTACAAGGCGGTTGCGCGGGTCTCGGCAACTGACTCCACCGTCTTGATGTCAGGCGAATCCGGAACAGGAAAGGAACTGGTTGCCCGGGCAATTCACAACAATTCCTTGCGAGCCCACCGCCCTTTTATAGGCGTCAATTGCGGCGCCTTTCCTGAGACTCTGCTGGAAAGCGAGTTATTTGGACATGTGAAAGGCTCGTTCACCGGTGCCAATACAGAGCGAATCGGAATCTTTGAAGCGGCGGCTGGCGGAACCGTTTTTTTAGATGAAATCTCTGAAACCTCGCCGAATTTCCAGGTGAAATTGCTGCGAGTTCTACAGGAGCACCGTATTCGTCCGGTTGGGTCAAATCAGGAACGAACCGTCAATGTACGATGGCTGGCCGCAACCAACCAGCCACTGACGACCCTGGCTCAGTCAGCTACCTTCCGTCGGGATCTTTTTTACCGATTGAGTGTGATTAATTTGCGCCTGCCTCCATTACGGGAGCGTCGAGAGGATATCCCGCTTCTGGTCGAGTATTTTGTCCAGCGGTTTAATTCCCGTCAGCGAAAGGCCGTTCGGCTGGCTGAGGTCACGATGGACTGGCTGGTGAGGCAAGATTGGCTGGGAAACGTTCGTGAGCTTGAGCACGCGGTTGAGCGGGCGGTTACGATGAACATCACCGGGGAGTTAATCCCGCAGGATTTTCTTCAATTTGGATTGTTTGACATGTCGCCACCAGCCACCAACCAGCCGCCGGTTAGTCAGGCAACAGGGATAACCAGTTGGGTATGCCTGCTTCCTAAAACGCTGGATGAAGTAGAAAGAGAGCATTTACTGGTGACGTTGAGCTATACCCAGGGCAACAAAGTCCGGGCAGCCGAGCTTTTAGGCATCGGACGGTGGTCTCTGTACCGAAAAGCCCGGCGACTTGGTATTAATCTTGGGGCTGATAATGATTTTTCTAAGGAATAA
- a CDS encoding ABC transporter ATP-binding protein, protein MTDQRFFVELRALSCRFSGKTVLNNLSLFLRRGEFFSLLGPSGCGKTTTLRILAGLETPWSGSVWVNGLDITSLPPESRGLGYVFQNYALFPHLNVWENVAFGCRIQKLEVRTIDRQVSDALELVKLADFGKRQVFELSGGQQQRVALARALAIQPQVLLLDEPFSNLDSRLRIETREQVREIVRSLKVTTVLVTHDREEAFALSDRLAVMERGEVKQVGTPREVYFTPQTLEVARFWNDGNCVPLTAVTEGISRLDKKSEKASHVFFRSEDARLEFSNPGNDQSDKLQSAGCVAFQGIVDSIQFTGASWLCTVSTQAGQLSIAIAGREQSPETGRPCYVVVPAVNLHFLDRTF, encoded by the coding sequence ATGACGGATCAGCGTTTCTTTGTTGAATTGCGAGCGCTTTCCTGTCGGTTTTCAGGAAAGACCGTTTTAAACAACCTTTCGCTCTTCCTGAGGCGGGGAGAGTTCTTTAGTCTGCTTGGGCCTTCAGGATGTGGGAAAACAACCACCTTGAGGATTCTGGCTGGGCTTGAGACCCCCTGGTCTGGATCAGTCTGGGTCAACGGTCTTGACATCACCTCACTCCCGCCGGAATCACGGGGACTGGGGTATGTTTTTCAGAATTACGCGCTTTTTCCGCACTTGAACGTGTGGGAAAATGTTGCCTTTGGGTGTCGCATTCAGAAACTGGAGGTCCGCACGATTGATCGGCAGGTCAGCGATGCGCTTGAGTTGGTGAAGCTGGCCGACTTTGGGAAGCGCCAGGTATTTGAACTTTCAGGTGGGCAACAGCAACGGGTTGCATTGGCCCGGGCACTGGCAATCCAGCCTCAGGTTTTGCTGCTCGATGAGCCGTTCAGCAATTTGGATTCACGACTTCGCATTGAAACCCGCGAACAGGTGCGGGAAATTGTACGATCTTTAAAGGTGACGACCGTTCTGGTAACCCATGATCGGGAAGAGGCGTTTGCCTTATCTGATCGGCTGGCGGTGATGGAACGTGGAGAGGTCAAGCAAGTTGGGACTCCGCGCGAAGTATATTTTACCCCGCAAACCCTGGAGGTGGCCCGGTTTTGGAATGATGGGAATTGCGTGCCGCTCACCGCCGTTACAGAGGGTATTTCTCGATTGGATAAAAAAAGTGAAAAAGCCAGCCATGTCTTTTTTCGCAGTGAAGATGCCCGGTTGGAGTTTTCGAATCCAGGGAATGATCAGTCTGATAAGTTGCAGTCCGCGGGCTGTGTTGCTTTTCAAGGCATCGTTGATTCAATTCAATTTACTGGAGCTTCGTGGCTCTGTACCGTCTCTACACAGGCCGGTCAACTTTCAATCGCCATCGCTGGCCGAGAACAATCGCCAGAAACCGGGCGCCCATGTTATGTTGTGGTTCCAGCCGTGAATCTGCATTTTCTCGATCGTACTTTTTGA